A region of Rhodamnia argentea isolate NSW1041297 chromosome 9, ASM2092103v1, whole genome shotgun sequence DNA encodes the following proteins:
- the LOC115756032 gene encoding probable ribose-5-phosphate isomerase 4, chloroplastic isoform X2 produces the protein MKRVARRKNVFRDGGGGMAASTASLAPPFRFSISFTSCNGRARAPPPSAVRCSAQSDVGVPSVLRAAKYTVDSYIKSGMVVGLGSGNASSMAINYLGQQLRAGALEDIVGVPTSVTSASEGAKSGIPLDNYRGYSQIDFAFDDADIIEEDTLIAVIGRRKLEGGESIIQEKFVLNAAKRLVFIITENKYKGALDGSVPVLVQSVWRRPSIGHADPLGGDFPVVTKDGHNVLDVIFTSPIANLAQVADSLDRVDGVADHGVISKFPCTAVVASPSGVSVIDNVLPNVAGDSAV, from the exons ATGAAACGAGTGGCTCGCCGGAAGAACGTATTTCGAGACGGAGGCGGGGGAATGGCGGCATCGACAGCATCACTAGCACCGCCGTTTCGATTTTCTATCTCCTTCACAAGCTGCAACGGCCGAGCGAGAGCACCTCCGCCCAGTGCCGTCCGGTGCTCCGCCCAATCCGACGTCGGTGTTCCTTCTGTGCTCCGCGCAGCCAAGTACACC GTTGACAGTTACATCAAGAGTGGAATGGTGGTTGGGCTAGGATCTGGCAATGCTTCTAGCATGGCCATAAATTATCTTGGTCAGCAACTCCGTGCAGGTGCTTTGGAAGATATAGTAGGGGTACCCAC GTCTGTTACAAGTGCTAGCGAAGGAGCGAAATCAGGAATTCCTTTGGATAACTACCGAGGATATTCTCAG ATTGACTTCGCCTTTGATGATGCTGATATCATAGAAGAAGACACACTCATTGCCGTCATTGGCCGCCGAAAATTGGAAGGCGGAGAGTCAATAATCCAAGAGAAA TTTGTACTTAATGCAGCCAAGAGACTTGTATTTATCATCACAGAGAACAAATATAAAGGTGCTCTAGATGGTTCTGTTCCAGTCTTAGTTCAATCT GTCTGGAGAAGACCATCAATAGGACATGCTGATCCATTAGGTGGAGATTTTCCAGTAGTTACCAAGGATGGCCATAATGTTCTTGATGTCATATTCACATCTCCAATTGCAAACCTTG CTCAAGTAGCTGACAGCCTTGACAGAGTAGATGGAGTGGCGGACCATGGGGTCATTTCTAAGTTTCC TTGCACTGCAGTGGTTGCATCACCAAGCGGAGTTTCTGTTATCGATAATGTGCTGCCAAACGTTGCTGGGGATTCTGCTGTATGA
- the LOC115756032 gene encoding probable ribose-5-phosphate isomerase 4, chloroplastic isoform X1 → MKRVARRKNVFRDGGGGMAASTASLAPPFRFSISFTSCNGRARAPPPSAVRCSAQSDVGVPSVLRAAKYTVDSYIKSGMVVGLGSGNASSMAINYLGQQLRAGALEDIVGVPTSVTSASEGAKSGIPLDNYRGYSQIDFAFDDADIIEEDTLIAVIGRRKLEGGESIIQEKFVLNAAKRLVFIITENKYKGALDGSVPVLVQSLNWMETAEEIDDLFLGDAEVWRRPSIGHADPLGGDFPVVTKDGHNVLDVIFTSPIANLAQVADSLDRVDGVADHGVISKFPCTAVVASPSGVSVIDNVLPNVAGDSAV, encoded by the exons ATGAAACGAGTGGCTCGCCGGAAGAACGTATTTCGAGACGGAGGCGGGGGAATGGCGGCATCGACAGCATCACTAGCACCGCCGTTTCGATTTTCTATCTCCTTCACAAGCTGCAACGGCCGAGCGAGAGCACCTCCGCCCAGTGCCGTCCGGTGCTCCGCCCAATCCGACGTCGGTGTTCCTTCTGTGCTCCGCGCAGCCAAGTACACC GTTGACAGTTACATCAAGAGTGGAATGGTGGTTGGGCTAGGATCTGGCAATGCTTCTAGCATGGCCATAAATTATCTTGGTCAGCAACTCCGTGCAGGTGCTTTGGAAGATATAGTAGGGGTACCCAC GTCTGTTACAAGTGCTAGCGAAGGAGCGAAATCAGGAATTCCTTTGGATAACTACCGAGGATATTCTCAG ATTGACTTCGCCTTTGATGATGCTGATATCATAGAAGAAGACACACTCATTGCCGTCATTGGCCGCCGAAAATTGGAAGGCGGAGAGTCAATAATCCAAGAGAAA TTTGTACTTAATGCAGCCAAGAGACTTGTATTTATCATCACAGAGAACAAATATAAAGGTGCTCTAGATGGTTCTGTTCCAGTCTTAGTTCAATCT CTCAACTGGATGGAGACAGCTGAAGagattgatgatttgtttcTGGGAGATGCAGAG GTCTGGAGAAGACCATCAATAGGACATGCTGATCCATTAGGTGGAGATTTTCCAGTAGTTACCAAGGATGGCCATAATGTTCTTGATGTCATATTCACATCTCCAATTGCAAACCTTG CTCAAGTAGCTGACAGCCTTGACAGAGTAGATGGAGTGGCGGACCATGGGGTCATTTCTAAGTTTCC TTGCACTGCAGTGGTTGCATCACCAAGCGGAGTTTCTGTTATCGATAATGTGCTGCCAAACGTTGCTGGGGATTCTGCTGTATGA